The DNA window TGGCGGTGATGGGCGTGCGCAGCTCGTGGGAGACGTTGGCGACGAAGTCCTTGCGCACCTTCTCCAGCCGGCGCAGCTCGGTGACGTCGTGGAACACGGCGGCGCTCCCGGGCAGGTCCTTGCCCAGGGGCGTGACGCGGATGGCCAGCGTGCGAGGGAACAGGCCCTCGAGCGACAGCTCCAGGCGACTGGAGGCGCCCTCGCGGCAGGCGCGCAGGACGGCGTCGTGGAGCTGGTCGTCGCGAATGACGGCGATGGGGCGCTGGCCGGGGATGGGCGCGATGGGCTGGAGGATGTCCCGCAGCGCGTCGTTGTGGCGCACCACGGTGCCCTCGGCGTCCGTCACCCAGATGCCCTCGGCCATGCTGTCCAGCACGGCGGTGAGGGTGCGCGACTCCTGGACGAGCTCCGCGTTGCGCGCCGTCAGCTGGGTGTGCAGCGAGTCGATGGCGCCCTCGAGGCTGGCGACTTCTTCCAGCCGGTCCGGGTCGGGAGACGGGCCCCCGCCGCCCTCGGCGCGGCCGCGGGTGTTGCGCTCCAACTGGTCCAGCTGGCGCTGCAGCGCGCCTCGGCTGAGCCCCAGCGCCATGAGGGAGCCCGCCAGGGTGATGAGGGCCACGGGCACCGCGCCGCCGGGAGTTCCCAGGGCGACCACGAGCAACCCCACCAGCGTGGCTGGCAGGAGCAGGGGCAGGAGCGTGTAGCGCAGGGGCATGTGTCGCGGGCCTTCTGGGGACGGGCGGACGGCGGCGCGACTACGGGGGGCTGAGCTTGTAGCCCACGCCGCGCACCGTCTCGATGATGTCGCCCGAGGGGCCCAGCTTCTCGCGCAGGCGCTTGATGTGCGTGTCTACCGTGCGGGTGTGAATCTCGGCCTGGATGCCCCAGACATCGGAGAGGAGCACCTCGCGCGTCTGCACGCGGTCGATTCGCTCCAGGAGCGTCTGCAGCAGGCGGAACTCCAGGGCGGTGAGGATGACCTCCACGTCCTTGACGCGCACCTGGTGGCGCGAGGTGTCCAGGACGATGTCGCCCGCGGCCAGGACTTGCGCGGGGCCGCTGTCATCCGTGTCGCCCCGGCGCAGCACCGCCTTGACGCGCAGGAGCAGCTCGCGAACGGAGAAGGGCTTCACCACGTAGTCATCGGCTCCCAGCTCCAGGCCCTGGACGCGGTCCGACTCCTGGCCCTTGGCGCTGACGATGATGACGGACGTCTTGCGCAGCTCCGGGTCCTGCTTGAGCAGGCGCAGGACTTCTCCGCCGGCGATGTCCGGCAACATCATGTCCAACAGGAGCAGGTCCGGCGGGTTCGCCCGGGCGCGGGCCAGTCCTCCGGCGCCAGTGTTCGCGGCTTCGGTGTCGAAGCCCGCGGCGCGGAGGTTGTATTCGACGAGCCCGGCGAGGTCCTGCTCGTCCTCGATGATCAGGATGCGCGTCATGGATTCCTCTGGGGAAGGTGTAGCGGCGTGGCGCTGGACGCGCGGAGGTGGAAGCGCCCGCCCGCTCAGGGGGCGATGGACGGGTCGCAGGACTGCTCGGTCAGCACCAGGGGCGCGGCGACCACGGGTGCGTTGTCCCCGGAGTTGACGACCTTGAGGTAGTTGCAGGAGCTGCCGAGGAAGCGGGATGGAGAGCCCACGGCCAGGGCCTCGATGACGAGCGCGTAGTCGCGCCCCACGGGCACGTCCACCGCCAGCGCCTGGCTGCCGCCGTTCTGCATGGCGGCCAGGTCCACGGTGAATCGCAGCGCGCGGCCTTCGTTGCCGCGAGGGTCCTCGAGCACCACCAGGTCCTCGCGCCTCACCTGCGTGTTGAGGCAGGTGCGCTGCAGCTCCGTGCAGTTGCGGCGGGAGCCGTCCTTCACGACGCTGACCTGGAGCGCGTGGACCTCGTTGGCCACCGCGCGCGACATCACCACGTCCAGGCCGAAGCGGCCGGAGGTGGCCGACGTATCGGGGCCACACGCGCACAGGCCCAGGGCGAACGGCAGGAACTTCAAGAGACGCGAGCTCATGGCTGGGAAGGGTCCACGCGAATGGTGATGGGGACGCGGCCCCGGTCCTCGGAAGAGGAGAGCGCCACGATGCCCGCGGTGCCTCCGATGGCCACCGCGCCCACGGCCACCCAGAGCCAGGGGCTCTTGTACCAGGGGCGTCCCTCGGAGACCTCGGACGCGGCGGTGGCCTGCGCGCGCGAGGAGACCTGGAAGAGCAGGGGCTGGAACGAGTCGCCACGTCCGGCGAGCCGGCGCTGCGCGGCGTCCACGACCTCGAAGTAGTACTCCACCTCGTAGGGCTCCGGCTCCACGGGCACGTCGTAGGCGGGCACCACCGCGCGGAAGTGCTCGCGGGCCTCGCGGTCCTTCACGAAGTCCACGGAGTTGTACGCCTGGTCACCCGCGCGCCGGTAGAACAGGCGCGCGCGGGCGCCCAGGGCCAGCTCCTGGATGGTGGCCTCCACGGTGATGGGCTCGCCGCCGGGGGGATCCGGAATCGGATCCACGTCCAGGGTGACGGGGCGCACGCGCCGGCTGCGGATGTCCTCCTTGATGCGCGCGTAGAGCGAGCGCAGCTTGGGAGGGGCCGAGCGGGGCAGCTCGTAATCGGGCCGGGCCTGGAGCAGCTTCTCGTAGGCCTCGCGCGCCTGGGTCTCATCGCCCAGGTACAGCGCGGTGAGGCCCAGGAGGCGGTAGAGCTCCACCAGCTGGTCGTCGGTGACGTCCGGGGCATCCAGCCCGGCTTGGAGGGTGCGGCGGGCCTCCTCGAACTCGCCGTCGTCGATCTGCTCCCGCGCGCGGGTGATATCGGGGCTTGCCGGCCCGAGCTGCGAGAGGACAGGCGAGGGGAAGAGAGGACGGGCCAGCCCCGGGGGAGCCAGCAGGCCTACGACGAGGAGCATCGCTCCTACCCGCGACCGAGAATCGTGCCTGTGCATCAAATCGACCCTATCAAAGCGTTGTCTGGAGGATCCACGAAGGGCGCCCCACCGGAGGTGACGGCGCAGTGACATCTTCGGGGTGCTGTCGAACTGGGGCGTGTTGACGCTCGGGGGGCCGCCCTCTATGTTGCCCGCCCCCATTTGACCTGGAAGTCTCGTAAATGCTCGTAAAGGTTGAACAAATTCATGAACCGGGGCTCAAGCTGGATGAGCCCCTCGCCCAGGAGTTGCTGGGCACCGCGTTGGAAGGTGGGGAGTCCGGGCAGGACACGGGCTTCCGGGCCATGCGGCCGTCGCGCCTCAAGGCGACCCTTCGCAGGGTGAGCGGTGGCGTGCTGCTGGAGGGCCACTTCACCGCCCACGTGGGCAGCCCCTGCAAGCGCTGCTTGAAGGACGTGGAGCTGGCGCTGCCTGTCTCCTTCAACCTCAACCTGGTGCCGGAGTCGATGGCGCGCGGTGAGGGCTTCTCGGACGACGACGAGAAGTCCATGGAGAAGAAGGAGCGGCAGCAGGGGGAGACCGGTGGCTCCTTCGAGCTGGATGACGTGGACCAGGAGGTCTTCGATGGGAAGACCATCGACCTGGACCCCATCGTCCGGGAGCAGCTGCTGCTGGCGCTGCCCATGAACATCTCCTGCAAGGACGACTGCAAGGGCCTGTGCTCGCAGTGCGGCACCAACCTCAACGAGGCGAAGTGCCAGTGTGAGACGAAGCCGGTGGACCCCCGCCTGGCGCCGCTGAAGAACATCAAGCTCAGCAACTGAAGGACCTGGGACTGGGGCCCCGCCGAAAGAGGCGGGGCCGTGAAAAAGCAAGGGCCGCGACCTCCGAGTGGGAGGCGCGGCCCTTCGCATGACACGACGCTCCTGGAAGGGAGCGTCATGAGCAAGTCATCAGGCTTCAGCTTGGGGCAGCAGCTCGCGGCCCTTGTACTGGCCACAGGACGTGCAGGCGCGGTGCGGCATCACCGGCTCCTTGCAGTTGGGGCACTTGGTGACCTGCACGGCGCTGCGCAGGTTGTTGTTGGCCGCGCGACGGCGGTCACGACGCATCTTGGAAGTACGCTTCTTGGGGACACCCACGGCTCACCTCTATCTCACGCGCTGTGCCGGGGTCCCCGGCTCCCTGCGCAACATGTCGATCCAACACCAAGCCGGAAGGGTTCGCGAGTGACGCGCGTACTCCCTGTCCGGCTAGAAAGGCGGCGGAACCTAGCGGCTCGCAAGGCCCGAGTCAATGCGCGTGTACGAGCGCCGGGAGGACCACCGTCCACCGCCCTGATACCCCACGCGGCGGGTCAGGACAACGCCCTTGGCGCCCGCCTCATTCTCCTCCCGCGTGGATCATCCGGAGGGCCCGTGGCCCCGAACCCGCGTGCCGGGGCAGCGAGTCGTTGCCCCCCTGGGAGGTTCCTGGTGTGCTGCGCGCCGCCTGGCCCGGGAGGTGTAGGGACAGGGTCGACATGACAGGCGCACGCAGAAGGGGATGGTGGGGATGAGGCTGGTCTTGGATGCGATGGGTGGCGATCACGCGCCGGGGGCTCCGGTGGAGGGAGGTGTGCTCTTCGCCCGGGCCCACCCCGACCACGAGGTGGTGCTGGTGGGGGACACGGCGAAGGTGACGCCCCTGTTGGGAAAGGGGCTGCCCCCGTCCAACCTGCGCATCCACCATGCCTCGGAGGTGGTGGAGATGGACGACCATGCCTCCACGGCCTTCCGCCGCAAGCGCGACTCCTCCTTGAGGGTGGGGTTCGAGCTGGTGCGAGACGGTCATGCGGACGCGCTGGTGTCCGCGGGGAACTCTGGCGCCGTCATGGCGGGAGGGCTGTTGACGCTGGGGCGGCTGCCGGGCGTGGAGCGTCCCGCCATCGCCGCGCTCTTCCCCGCGCTCAAGGGAGGAGGCCGGTCCCTGCTCCTGGACGCGGGGGCCAACGTGGACTGTCGCCCCTCGCACCTCGCGCAGTTCGCCGTCCTGGGCGAGGCGTACGTGCGCCTGCGCCTGGGCGTGGCGCGCCCCCGGGTGGGCGTGCTCTCCAATGGTGAGGAGCCCTCCAAGGGGACACCGCTGACGCGCGAGGCGAGCGAGCTCTTGCGCCAGTCCGACCTGGACTTCGCCGGCTACGTGGAGGGCAAGGACCTGTTCTCCGGCGACGTGCAGGTGGTGGTGACCGACGGCTTCACCGGCAATGTCGTCCTCAAGACATCCGAGGGCGTGGGCATGGGCGTCGTGGGGCTCTTGCGCCAGGCCATCGAGAAGCGGGGCGGCCTGTCGGAGAAGCTGGGCGCGCTCCTGCTCCAGCCAGCCCTGGCGGGCCTGCGCCGGATGGTGGACTACGCCGAGTATGGAGGCGCTCCGCTCTTGGGACTGCGCGGCGTGGGCATCGTGGCGCATGGGCGCTCCAGCCCTCGGGCCATCCACAACGCACTGGGTGCGGCCCTGGCCACGGCCCAGGCGGGACTCCAGGAAGAGTTGACGCGTTGCATTGCCAACGCGGCCGCCTGGCTCCCTACCCATCAGAGGGGAAAAAAGGGGACAGACGAAGCTGTTTCCGATTAGAGAGCGGGGTCCCGTCATGCCCGGCAACTCACCGCCCGCTCCTAGGAAGCGCTGCTGGAGCGGCAGGAAATTCCTCGCGACAAGTGCCGGCTGAAGCTGCACAAGTACGGCAACACACCGTCCGCGTCCCTCCCCCAGGTGCCGGATGGAGCCCACCGCGCCAGTCAGCGCGAGCCCGGAGACGCCGGGAGGTGGGCCCGCGCTGGAGACCTGGGGCGGCGCGAGGCTGCGCCGGAGCTGTCACGGGACGGGACGATTCAGGAGGCAGAGACCGCACATGGCGAAGGTCGCATTCGTGTTTCCCGGGCAGGGCAGTCAGACCGTGGGGATGGGCAAGGACCTCTTCGAGAAGTTCCCGGAGGCTCGCGCCATCTTCGAGGCCGCGGATGACGCGCTGGGCGAGAAACTCTCCAAGCTCTGCTTTGAAGGGCCAGAAGATGATCTGAAGCTCACGGCCAACACCCAGCCGGCCATCCTCACCGTGTCGGTGGCGGCGCATGCCGTGTTCTCCAAGCGGGGCCCGGTGGCGTCCTTCGTCGCGGGCCACTCGCTGGGCGAGTACTCCGCGCTGGTGGCGGCGGGTGCCCTGTCCATCGGGGATGCGGCCAAGGCGGTGCGCGCGCGCGGCACCTTCATGCAGGAGGCGGTGCCCGCGGGCGTGGGCGCGATGGCCGCGGTGCTGGGCCTGGAGCCGGGCAAGGTGAAGGCGGCCTGTGACGAGGCGGCCGAGGGGCTGGTCGTTTCGCCCGCCAACTACAACTCGCCCGAGCAGACGGTGATTGCTGGCGACGCGAAGGCGGTCGAGCGCGCGGGCGTGAAGTGCAAGGAGGCCGGCGCCAAGCGGGTGATGCCGCTGCCCGTGTCCGCGCCCTTCCACTGCGCGCTGATGGAGCCCGTGAAGCCTCGGCTGGCGGCGGTGCTGGGCGGCCTGGTGATGTCCGCGCCCTCGGTGCCGGTGGTGACGAACGTGGAGGCGCGGCCGAACTCGGACGTGGCGCGGGTGGTGCCGCTGCTCCTGGAGCAGGTGAGCTCGCCGGTGCGCTGGATTGAGTGCGTGGAGGCGCTGAAGGCCGAGGGCGTCACGCGCGTGGTGGAGCTGGGGCCGGGCAAGGTGCTGTGTGGCCTGGTCAAGCGCATCACCAAGGACATCGAAACCTTCAACGTCGAGGACTCCGCGAGCCTGGAGAAGGCCCTCGCGGCGCTGGGGTGAGCGCATGAGCTTCAAGGACAAGGTCGTGCTGGTGACGGGTGGCTCGCGAGGCATCGGCCGCGCGTGCGCGGTGGCGTTCGCGAAGGCGGGGGCCTCCACGGTGGTCATCAGCTATGCGGGCAACGAGGCGGCGGCCCAGGAGTCGGTGGCGCTCATCCAGGCCGAGGGCGCCAAGGCCGAGGCCATCCGCTTCGACGTGGCGGACACCGCCGCGTGCGCGAGCGCGGTGGAGGGCATCATCAAGACACACGGCCGGCTGGACGTGCTCGTCAACAACGCGGGCGTCGCGGTGGACGGCCTGGTGATGCGTGTGAAGGACGAGGACTGGGACAAGCAGCTGGACACGAACCTGAAGGGCGCCTTCGCCCTCATTCGCGCCGTCAGCCGTCCCATGATGAAGCAGCGCTCCGGCGCCATCGTCAACGTCACCTCCGTGGTGGGCGACATGGGCAACGGCGGACAGGTGGCCTACTCGGCCTCCAAAGCAGGACTCGTTGGCCTGACGAAGTCGGTGGCCCGCGAACTTTCCAGCCGTGGGATTCGCGTCAACGCCGTGTCCCCGGGCTTCATTGGGACGGACATGACCTCCCACCTCAATGACGACCTGCGCCAGAAGATGCTTGAGGGCATTCCGCTAGGCCGGCTGGGCAACCCGGAGGAGGTGGCTCAGGCCGTCCTCTTCCTCTCGGGGGATGCCTCGTCCTACATCACCGGCGAGGTCCTCAAGGTCAACGGCGGCATGTACATGTAACCCAGCGGTTGGATTGCTGGCGGTCGTGGGATATACCGCCGCCGCTTTCGACAGGGCTCGGGAAGCCTTCCGGGCCTTCATCTGGTTCCAGGAGGATTCAGCACATATGTCGACGAACATTGAAGCCAAGGTCAAGGGCATCATCGCGGATCAGCTCGGCGTGGGAGAGGATGAGATCAAGCCCGAGTCTTCCTTCATCGAGGACCTTGGCGCCGACAGCCTCGACATCGTGGAGCTCGTGATGGCGATGGAAGAGGAGTTCGAGGTCGAGATTCCCGACGAGGAGGCCGAGAACATCAAGACTGTCGGCGACGCCATCAACTACATCACCACCCACAAGCAGTAGGCCGCACCACGGCGTGCCGGGGGGCGGGGATGACGCCGCAGTCAGCGGCGTCCCCGGCGTCCCAGTCGCCACCGGAGAGGACCGTGTCACACCGTCGAGTCGTCATCACCGGTACCGGGCTCATCTCGGCACTGGGTACAGGAACCGAGAAGAACTGGCAGGCGATGCTCGCCGGCAAGTCAGGTATT is part of the Myxococcus landrumus genome and encodes:
- a CDS encoding sensor histidine kinase; this translates as MPLRYTLLPLLLPATLVGLLVVALGTPGGAVPVALITLAGSLMALGLSRGALQRQLDQLERNTRGRAEGGGGPSPDPDRLEEVASLEGAIDSLHTQLTARNAELVQESRTLTAVLDSMAEGIWVTDAEGTVVRHNDALRDILQPIAPIPGQRPIAVIRDDQLHDAVLRACREGASSRLELSLEGLFPRTLAIRVTPLGKDLPGSAAVFHDVTELRRLEKVRKDFVANVSHELRTPITAIRGYAETLQGGALGDAQMAPRMVEIIHRQSERLSELVEDLLELSRLESREVSLKLTEVPLAEAAARAADTVRPKAEGKGQVVSLQVPPDLIAVGDPRAVEQVLLNLLDNAVKYTPAGGRVDVDGAYEDGRCVVRVQDTGVGIEPRHLSRIFERFYRVDKGRSRDMGGTGLGLSIVKHLLQAMDGEVKVESQPNEGSTFTIFLPQAARAGTATG
- a CDS encoding response regulator; the protein is MTRILIIEDEQDLAGLVEYNLRAAGFDTEAANTGAGGLARARANPPDLLLLDMMLPDIAGGEVLRLLKQDPELRKTSVIIVSAKGQESDRVQGLELGADDYVVKPFSVRELLLRVKAVLRRGDTDDSGPAQVLAAGDIVLDTSRHQVRVKDVEVILTALEFRLLQTLLERIDRVQTREVLLSDVWGIQAEIHTRTVDTHIKRLREKLGPSGDIIETVRGVGYKLSPP
- a CDS encoding tetratricopeptide repeat protein: MLLVVGLLAPPGLARPLFPSPVLSQLGPASPDITRAREQIDDGEFEEARRTLQAGLDAPDVTDDQLVELYRLLGLTALYLGDETQAREAYEKLLQARPDYELPRSAPPKLRSLYARIKEDIRSRRVRPVTLDVDPIPDPPGGEPITVEATIQELALGARARLFYRRAGDQAYNSVDFVKDREAREHFRAVVPAYDVPVEPEPYEVEYYFEVVDAAQRRLAGRGDSFQPLLFQVSSRAQATAASEVSEGRPWYKSPWLWVAVGAVAIGGTAGIVALSSSEDRGRVPITIRVDPSQP
- a CDS encoding YceD family protein — protein: MLVKVEQIHEPGLKLDEPLAQELLGTALEGGESGQDTGFRAMRPSRLKATLRRVSGGVLLEGHFTAHVGSPCKRCLKDVELALPVSFNLNLVPESMARGEGFSDDDEKSMEKKERQQGETGGSFELDDVDQEVFDGKTIDLDPIVREQLLLALPMNISCKDDCKGLCSQCGTNLNEAKCQCETKPVDPRLAPLKNIKLSN
- the rpmF gene encoding 50S ribosomal protein L32, which encodes MGVPKKRTSKMRRDRRRAANNNLRSAVQVTKCPNCKEPVMPHRACTSCGQYKGRELLPQAEA
- the plsX gene encoding phosphate acyltransferase PlsX → MRLVLDAMGGDHAPGAPVEGGVLFARAHPDHEVVLVGDTAKVTPLLGKGLPPSNLRIHHASEVVEMDDHASTAFRRKRDSSLRVGFELVRDGHADALVSAGNSGAVMAGGLLTLGRLPGVERPAIAALFPALKGGGRSLLLDAGANVDCRPSHLAQFAVLGEAYVRLRLGVARPRVGVLSNGEEPSKGTPLTREASELLRQSDLDFAGYVEGKDLFSGDVQVVVTDGFTGNVVLKTSEGVGMGVVGLLRQAIEKRGGLSEKLGALLLQPALAGLRRMVDYAEYGGAPLLGLRGVGIVAHGRSSPRAIHNALGAALATAQAGLQEELTRCIANAAAWLPTHQRGKKGTDEAVSD
- the fabD gene encoding ACP S-malonyltransferase, producing MAKVAFVFPGQGSQTVGMGKDLFEKFPEARAIFEAADDALGEKLSKLCFEGPEDDLKLTANTQPAILTVSVAAHAVFSKRGPVASFVAGHSLGEYSALVAAGALSIGDAAKAVRARGTFMQEAVPAGVGAMAAVLGLEPGKVKAACDEAAEGLVVSPANYNSPEQTVIAGDAKAVERAGVKCKEAGAKRVMPLPVSAPFHCALMEPVKPRLAAVLGGLVMSAPSVPVVTNVEARPNSDVARVVPLLLEQVSSPVRWIECVEALKAEGVTRVVELGPGKVLCGLVKRITKDIETFNVEDSASLEKALAALG
- the fabG gene encoding 3-oxoacyl-[acyl-carrier-protein] reductase; translated protein: MSFKDKVVLVTGGSRGIGRACAVAFAKAGASTVVISYAGNEAAAQESVALIQAEGAKAEAIRFDVADTAACASAVEGIIKTHGRLDVLVNNAGVAVDGLVMRVKDEDWDKQLDTNLKGAFALIRAVSRPMMKQRSGAIVNVTSVVGDMGNGGQVAYSASKAGLVGLTKSVARELSSRGIRVNAVSPGFIGTDMTSHLNDDLRQKMLEGIPLGRLGNPEEVAQAVLFLSGDASSYITGEVLKVNGGMYM
- the acpP gene encoding acyl carrier protein, with translation MSTNIEAKVKGIIADQLGVGEDEIKPESSFIEDLGADSLDIVELVMAMEEEFEVEIPDEEAENIKTVGDAINYITTHKQ